In a single window of the Osmerus eperlanus chromosome 2, fOsmEpe2.1, whole genome shotgun sequence genome:
- the LOC134033919 gene encoding uncharacterized protein LOC134033919: MRKYEANPTRAQCLTVVRNIIRKYPKTFADIAPDGSLLGGGYTSLLIQVKNRIENVNRDGSFSSHRSSTGKRGPTDTYGCKRFQPELPPEETENTVEQHRQRLAEIYRQEGAGGAERAEVKHLMELTFSLQRRHINTLPPPDIEDGKSKWPFLFTPRYAHFDLLTDVNVLHSLQLNMEECGSVITNYFRAKPTNQKIKDILSNGKDNVTALRVVQLLMAHFGEDITGLILLTDVSATAADVETTLSLPASPRLILPVSGATGQDTVTRWMITFEGRVISEGITPTFATGLAAVFAMYYIFNLEYQDEAACTLEFIQRRFIGINPERGTKAKRGKVVSKKKGVMVQKKSSTVNTHVAMLLKNLLDIEWNFI, translated from the exons ATGAGAAAGTATGAAGCTAACCCGACTCGTGCACAGTGCCTAACTGTGGTTCGAAATATCATCAGGAAGTACCCAAAGACTTTTGCTGATATTGCACCAGATGGGTCACTTCTGGGTGGAGGTTATACATCACTTTTGATTCAAGTGAAAAACCGCATTGAAAATGTGAACCGTGACGGAAGCTTCTCAAGCCACCGATCCTCTACAGGCAAGAGGGGTCCAACTGACACATATGGATGTAAACGATTTCAGCCAGAGCTACCCCCAGAAGAAACTGAAAACACTGTGGAGCAGCACCGCCAGAGACTGGCTGAGATCTACAGACAGGAGGGTGCAGGTGGAGCAGAAAGAGCAGAAGTTAAACATCTAATGGAGCTTACATTCTCTCTACAACGTCGCCATATAAATACACTTCCACCACCTGACATTGAAGATGGGAAAAGCAAATGGCCTTTTCTTTTCACGCCAAGGTACGCACATTTTGATTTGCTCACAGACGTCAATGTGCTTCATAGCTTGCAACTCAACATGGAAGAATGTGGAAGTGTCATCACAAACTACTTCAGGGCAAAACCTACCAACCAGAAAATCAAGGATATCCTCTCCAATGGTAAAGATAATGTGACGGCACTTCGTGTAGTGCAGCTGCTCATGGCACACTTTGGAGAGGACATAACCGGGCTGATCCTACTTACAGAT GTGTCTGCCACTGCAGCTGACGTGGAGACAACTCTCAGTCTTCCTGCAAGTCCTCGCCTGATACTGCCTG TTTCAGGTGCAACAGGGCAAGACACAGTTACACGTTGGATGATCACCTTTGAGGGCCGTGTCATTTCTGAAGGCATCACACCAACATTTGCAACAGGACTTGCTGCTGTGTTTGCAATGTATTACATATTCAACCTTGAGTATCAAGATGAGGCAGCCTGCACTCTGGAATTCATTCAGAG GCGCTTCATTGGGATAaacccagagagagggacaaaggcCAAAAGGGGAAAGGTTGTCTCCAAGAAAAAAGGTGTGATGGTGCAGAAGAAGTCTTCTACAGTAAATACACACGTCGCCATGCTGCTGAAGAATCTCCTCGACATTGAATGGAACTTCATATAG